A section of the Schistocerca gregaria isolate iqSchGreg1 unplaced genomic scaffold, iqSchGreg1.2 ptg000949l, whole genome shotgun sequence genome encodes:
- the LOC126325942 gene encoding DENN domain-containing protein 2C-like isoform X2 has protein sequence MEDGSRQQVYCRRYWYKNHTERPECYCLSSYCVSFSLFSQVLDIVELKFSEGDRNVYNFLHSVLAQPFPDPGNTIVIKTFSVPEREEDEGQEIKSQTFRITRSCEDYEYLEYVSYEDLVRVMGIDYLMLIFKAILLERHVILVSGDLEKLSGCLAAMFNLAYPFTWKYVYIPILPHSMLEILNAPIPYLIGILSSSLPELDYSLLEEDVLLIDLDNVEILRPPSAQPDFLPTAISDSLVRNLNLVIRSGRRHALFSISVARCFLRFFVSIFKHYHKYFERLDENGHMTGRNKINTPEWIDLFSGEPNNFDWAFNYDRFIRYKSSEIKNFMSYFKQTQLFLSFLQERELWAKKGILYSCALLRNTRSQLKQKIEEVEQTSPPPAVPKHKKKSLFGGLTSKIQFILQRQNELPASLVLNPKKKKTSPEPTYSTIPSDSYQSDSQDPSSTANSKQSELFRPNSNFQNSLDYLTYTESGNSYYHSFTTSISPVSEFVLGSSTSLPNIYYNTNDGTTNSDKNANFSNGSLSY, from the exons ATGGAGGATGGATCGAGGCAGCAGGTCTACTGCAGGAGGTATTGGTATAAAAATCATACCGAAAGGCCTGAGTGCTATTGTTTGTCAAGTTATTG CGTGTCGTTCAGCCTGTTTTCACAGGTGTTGGACATCGTGGAACTGAAGTTCTCCGAGGGCGACAGGAACGTGTACAATTTCCTTCATTCGGTGCTGGCGCAGCCGTTTCCGGATCCCGGCAACACGATCGTGATAAAGACTTTCTCGGTGCCCGAGCGCGAGGAAGACGAGGGCCAAGAAATAAAGTCGCAGACCTTTCGAATAACCAGGAGCTGCGAAGATTACGAGTACTTGGAATACGTCTCCTACGAAGATCTAGTTCGAGTCATGGGCATCGACTACCTCATGCTGATTTTCAAAGCAATTTTGTTGGAAAGACACGTCATCTTGGTGTCAGGCGATCTCGAGAAGCTCTCCGGCTGCCTCGCCGCCATGTTCAACTTGGCATACCCGTTCACGTGGAAGTACGTCTACATTCCCATTTTGCCGCACAGCATGCTCGAAATTTTGAACGCGCCGATTCCGTACCTGATCGGCATTTTGTCCAGCTCGCTGCCGGAACTGGATTATTCCCTCCTGGAGGAGGACGTGTTGCTGATCGACCTGGACAACGTGGAAATACTGCGGCCTCCCTCGGCGCAGCCGGACTTCCTGCCCACCGCCATATCCGATTCGCTCGTGAGAAATTTGAACCTCGTGATTCGCAGCGGCAGGAGACACGCGCTCTTCTCCATCTCCGTCGCTCGCTGCTTCCTGCGATTTTTTGTGTCTATTTTTAAACATTACCACAAATACTTCGAGCGCCTGGACGAAAACGGTCACATGACCGGCAGAAACAAAATCAACACTCCGGAGTGGATCGACCTGTTCTCTGGGGAGCCCAACAACTTCGACTGGGCGTTCAACTACGACAGGTTCATCCGGTACAAGTCCTCCGAAATCAAAAATTTTATGAGCTATTTCAAGCAAACGCAACTTTTCTTGAGCTTCTTGCAAGAGCGCGAACTTTGGGCCAAAAAAGGCATCCTGTACAGCTGTGCGCTGCTCCGAAACACACGCTCCCAGCTAAAACAAAAAATCGAAGAGGTAGaacaaacctcccccccccccgccgtacCTAAGCACAAAAAAAAGAGCCTGTTCGGCGGCTTGACCTCCAAAATTCAATTCATCCTTCAACGCCAAAACGAGCTTCCCGCTAGTTTGGTGctcaacccaaaaaaaaaaaaaacttctcccGAACCAACCTACTCCACAATCCCCTCGGACTCCTACCAGTCTGACTCTCAGGACCCCTCCTCCACCGCTAACTCAAAGCAGTCGGAATTGTTTCGCCCGAACTCAAACTTCCAAAACTCCCTTGACTACCTTACCTACACCGAAAGCGGCAACTCCTACTACCACTCGTTCACCACCTCCATCAGCCCCGTCTCCGAATTTGTCTTGGGCAGCTCAACTTCTTTGCCGAACATCTATTACAACACAAACGACGGTACAACAAATTCTGACAAAAACGCGAATTTTTCTAACGGTTCCCTGTCTTATTAG
- the LOC126325942 gene encoding DENN domain-containing protein 2C-like isoform X1: MVQEQELFECFLRVSLLESNETTILFRFPEEASLRSAAVIPKFCYPEPVIKVPERDYYETFSFVLTMEDGSRQQVYCRRYWYKNHTERPECYCLSSYCVSFSLFSQVLDIVELKFSEGDRNVYNFLHSVLAQPFPDPGNTIVIKTFSVPEREEDEGQEIKSQTFRITRSCEDYEYLEYVSYEDLVRVMGIDYLMLIFKAILLERHVILVSGDLEKLSGCLAAMFNLAYPFTWKYVYIPILPHSMLEILNAPIPYLIGILSSSLPELDYSLLEEDVLLIDLDNVEILRPPSAQPDFLPTAISDSLVRNLNLVIRSGRRHALFSISVARCFLRFFVSIFKHYHKYFERLDENGHMTGRNKINTPEWIDLFSGEPNNFDWAFNYDRFIRYKSSEIKNFMSYFKQTQLFLSFLQERELWAKKGILYSCALLRNTRSQLKQKIEEVEQTSPPPAVPKHKKKSLFGGLTSKIQFILQRQNELPASLVLNPKKKKTSPEPTYSTIPSDSYQSDSQDPSSTANSKQSELFRPNSNFQNSLDYLTYTESGNSYYHSFTTSISPVSEFVLGSSTSLPNIYYNTNDGTTNSDKNANFSNGSLSY; this comes from the exons ATGGTACAGGAACAGGAATTGTTCGAATGTTTCTTGAGGGTTTCGCTACTCGAGTCAAATG AGACGACAATTCTCTTTCGATTTCCAGAGGAAGCCTCGTTGCGGAGCGCCGCGGTGATTCCGAAATTTTGCTATCCAGAGCCGGTCATCAAGGTCCCCGAACGCGATTACTACGAAACGTTTTCGTTCGTGCTAACTATGGAGGATGGATCGAGGCAGCAGGTCTACTGCAGGAGGTATTGGTATAAAAATCATACCGAAAGGCCTGAGTGCTATTGTTTGTCAAGTTATTG CGTGTCGTTCAGCCTGTTTTCACAGGTGTTGGACATCGTGGAACTGAAGTTCTCCGAGGGCGACAGGAACGTGTACAATTTCCTTCATTCGGTGCTGGCGCAGCCGTTTCCGGATCCCGGCAACACGATCGTGATAAAGACTTTCTCGGTGCCCGAGCGCGAGGAAGACGAGGGCCAAGAAATAAAGTCGCAGACCTTTCGAATAACCAGGAGCTGCGAAGATTACGAGTACTTGGAATACGTCTCCTACGAAGATCTAGTTCGAGTCATGGGCATCGACTACCTCATGCTGATTTTCAAAGCAATTTTGTTGGAAAGACACGTCATCTTGGTGTCAGGCGATCTCGAGAAGCTCTCCGGCTGCCTCGCCGCCATGTTCAACTTGGCATACCCGTTCACGTGGAAGTACGTCTACATTCCCATTTTGCCGCACAGCATGCTCGAAATTTTGAACGCGCCGATTCCGTACCTGATCGGCATTTTGTCCAGCTCGCTGCCGGAACTGGATTATTCCCTCCTGGAGGAGGACGTGTTGCTGATCGACCTGGACAACGTGGAAATACTGCGGCCTCCCTCGGCGCAGCCGGACTTCCTGCCCACCGCCATATCCGATTCGCTCGTGAGAAATTTGAACCTCGTGATTCGCAGCGGCAGGAGACACGCGCTCTTCTCCATCTCCGTCGCTCGCTGCTTCCTGCGATTTTTTGTGTCTATTTTTAAACATTACCACAAATACTTCGAGCGCCTGGACGAAAACGGTCACATGACCGGCAGAAACAAAATCAACACTCCGGAGTGGATCGACCTGTTCTCTGGGGAGCCCAACAACTTCGACTGGGCGTTCAACTACGACAGGTTCATCCGGTACAAGTCCTCCGAAATCAAAAATTTTATGAGCTATTTCAAGCAAACGCAACTTTTCTTGAGCTTCTTGCAAGAGCGCGAACTTTGGGCCAAAAAAGGCATCCTGTACAGCTGTGCGCTGCTCCGAAACACACGCTCCCAGCTAAAACAAAAAATCGAAGAGGTAGaacaaacctcccccccccccgccgtacCTAAGCACAAAAAAAAGAGCCTGTTCGGCGGCTTGACCTCCAAAATTCAATTCATCCTTCAACGCCAAAACGAGCTTCCCGCTAGTTTGGTGctcaacccaaaaaaaaaaaaaacttctcccGAACCAACCTACTCCACAATCCCCTCGGACTCCTACCAGTCTGACTCTCAGGACCCCTCCTCCACCGCTAACTCAAAGCAGTCGGAATTGTTTCGCCCGAACTCAAACTTCCAAAACTCCCTTGACTACCTTACCTACACCGAAAGCGGCAACTCCTACTACCACTCGTTCACCACCTCCATCAGCCCCGTCTCCGAATTTGTCTTGGGCAGCTCAACTTCTTTGCCGAACATCTATTACAACACAAACGACGGTACAACAAATTCTGACAAAAACGCGAATTTTTCTAACGGTTCCCTGTCTTATTAG
- the LOC126325940 gene encoding cysteine--tRNA ligase, cytoplasmic-like has protein sequence MENELKESQTRDWFPPQGEYRTGLRVYNSLTRKKDEFVPTKGKQVKWYVCGPTVYDSAHLGHARTYLGLDIIRRILEGYFGYDMQVCMNITDVDDKIIAKSRRVYLYEQYEREGKRDGDAELLLEAMRGRIEELKKQCERCKEDVKSGRRNEKEAKPEWEFYEGRLKKVMELEERLIETKKMGAEAAEATDGLRKEGQDVLSEHLDKLYGQTISHVKMKEITSRHAKKYEREFMRDMESLGVKRPDVLTRVSEYMDEIIEMCLRLIEKGFAYESGGSVYFDIAAYESSPSHVYAKLMPSAVGNDRLLEEGEGMLGSTGKKKSTRDFALWKKAKPGEPGWESPWGLGRPGWHIECSAMASKILGGVLDIHAGGVDLMFPHHDNELAQSEAYHGHGQWVNYFLHAGHLHIDNLKMSKSLKNFITIEEVLSQYPARQLRMLFLIQPWDHPMNYQRDDPMREVRTIEKTLREFFMKVEAVVDVWDSNEVQQTLNDEPEKAGIPEFWTSRDWELNQAILTAQELVHASLCNNFDTPSVLRHLLHLISQCNIYLEQNAQKKALLLTKAASYVVRIFSVLGIALDPGSLGRESEPQQHVISKKQQESIARPYVAALVQFRKKIRSFVFDPSFSSVDHAALRRSLLSITDELRDTVMPELNVEIVDDKDFDFFFVSKEQAQNERQLKQLESQCLKLSSQLSKQKKELEKLTEISKPLSEWFQEKYGLAIEEQGSTYKLLQPELVDKLSKSKKKEMDKLAKKHQEAHQRYLEKSSVEGDLLQNLRDSVEALTKQLNDISTKKAL, from the exons ATGGAAAATGAATTGAAGGAGTCGCAGACGCGGGATTGGTTCCCGCCACAAGGCGAGTACAGAACAG GGTTGCGCGTGTACAACAGCTTGACAAGGAAGAAAGACGAGTTCGTCCCGACGAAGGGGAAGCAGGTGAAGTGGTACGTGTGCGGCCCGACCGTGTACGATTCGGCGCACTTGGGCCACGCGAGAACCTACTTGGGGCTCGACATCATTAGGAGAATTTTAGAAGGATATTTCGGGTACGACATGCAGGTGTGTATGAACATTACGGACGTAGACGACAAGATCATTGCGAAGAGTCGGCGAGTGTACCTGTACGAGCAGTACGAGAGAGAGGGAAAGCGGGATGGAGATGCAGAGCTGCTGCTCGAGGCGATGAGAGGTAGAATAGAGGAGCTGAAGAAGCAGTGCGAGAGGTGCAAGGAGGACGTGAAGAGTGGCAGGCGAAACGAGAAGGAGGCGAAGCCGGAGTGGGAGTTCTACGAGGGGAGGCTGAAAAAGGTGATGGAGCTTGAAGAGAGACTGATAGAAACGAAGAAAATGGGGGCGGAGGCAGCTGAGGCGACGGACGGTTTGAGAAAAGAGGGACAAGACGTGCTGAGTGAACACCTCGACAAGTTGTACGGGCAGACGATATCTCACGTAAAGATGAAGGAGATTACGAGCAGGCACGCGAAGAAGTATGAGAGAGAGTTTATGAGAGACATGGAGTCGTTAGGCGTGAAAAGACCAGACGTTTTAACTCGCGTTTCTGAATACATGGATGAAATTAtagaaatgtgtttgcgattgatAGAAAAGGGTTTTGCATATGAGAGCGGAGGAAGCGTGTATTTCGACATTGCGGCTTACGAGTCGTCTCCGAGCCATGTGTATGCGAAGTTGATGCCGAGCGCGGTGGGAAATGACAGGTTGCTGGAGGAGGGAGAAGGGATGCTGGGATCGACCGGGAAAAAGAAGTCGACCAGGGATTTTGCTTTGTGGAAGAAGGCGAAGCCGGGCGAGCCTGGCTGGGAAAGTCCGTGGGGTCTGGGTCGTCCGGGGTGGCACATAGAATGCTCCGCCATGGCCAGCAAAATTTTAGGAGGTGTTTTGGACATTCATGCGGGAGGAGTGGATCTGATGTTTCCTCATCATGACAACGAGCTGGCTCAGAGCGAGGCCTATCACGGTCACGGGCAGTGGGTAAACTACTTTTTGCATGCTGGGCACCTTCATATTGACAACTTGAAGATGAGCAAGTCCTTGAAGAACTTCATTACGATAGAGGAGGTCTTATCGCAATATCCGGCAAGGCAGCTCCGAATGCTGTTTTTGATACAGCCATGGGATCATCCGATGAATTACCAAAGAGATGATCCAATGCGAGAGGTCAGGACGATCGAGAAGACGTTGAGGGAATTTTTCATGAAAGTTGAAGCCGTGGTAGATGTATGGGACTCGAACGAAGTGCAGCAAACATTGAACGACGAACCGGAGAAGGCTGGAATTCCGGAATTCTGGACATCCCGCGATTGGGAACTTAATCAAGCGATTTTAACTGCTCAAGAACTCGTTCACGCGTCTCTCTGCAACAACTTTGATACGCCGTCCGTTCTCCGTCACCTGCTGCATCTCATCAGTCAATGCAATATCTACCTGGAACAAAACGCTCAAAAGAAGGCCCTTTTGCTGACCAAGGCGGCGTCCTACGTCGTTCGTATTTTCTCTGTTCTTGGGATTGCGTTGGACCCGGGGAGTCTTGGTCGGGAGTCTGAACCTCAGCAACACGTCATCTCAAAGAAGCAACAGGAATCGATTGCTCGCCCCTATGTCGCCGCACTGGTCCAATTCCGAAAAAAAATTCGAAGTTTCGTTTTCGACCCTTCCTTCTCGTCCGTGGATCACGCTGCTCTGCGACGCAGCCTTCTCTCCATAACGGATGAGCTGCGCGACACCGTCATGCCGGAACTCAACGTAGAAATCGTCGACGACAAGGACTTTGACTTTTTTTTTGTGAGCAAGGAACAAGCACAAAATGAGCGTCAGTTAAAACAGCTCGAATCGCAATGTCTCAAGCTTTCTTCGCAGCTGTCCAAGCAGAAAAAGGAACTGGAAAAGCTCACCGAAATTTCCAAGCCGCTTTCCGAATGGTTCCAAGAGAAATATGGCCTGGCCATCGAAGAGCAAGGCAGCACATACAAATTACTTCAACCAGAGCTCGTCGACAAACTTTCTAAgagcaaaaaaaaagaaatggacaaACTCGCCAAAAAGCACCAAGAAGCACATCAACGCTACTTAGAAAAATCGAGCGTAGAAGGGGATTTGCTGCAGAACCTTAGAGACTCGGTAGAAGCGCTCACTAAGCAACTAAACGACATCAGCACAAAAAAAGCACTTTGA